ACTGTAGATAAAGTATACGATGAAATGATTCAGATCACTGGCGGTTCTCGTTCTTCCAAAGATGAAGTGAAATCCGCTGCTGCCCGAAAACATAATCCGCTGCAGCGTGCGATCAAGACGCTGGCTGATATATTTATTCCTATTCTTCCGGCTATCGTAACCGCAGGTTTGCTGCTTGGGATCAATAATATTTTGACCGGGCCTGGTATCTTCTTTGATAATCAGTCGCTGGTGGATGTCTATCCCGCATGGAAAGACATTGCTGCGATTATTAATACGATTGCCAGCACAGCTTTTACCTTTTTACCAGCACTTATCGGTTGGGCAGCTGTTACACGTTTCGGCGGCAGTCCTCTGCTCGGGATCGTTTTGGGTCTCATTCTCGTGCACCCAGATCTATTAAGTGCCTATAACTATGCAAGTGCTTCCACTGAGGGTACTGTTCCAACCTGGAATTTGTTCGGCTGGCATTTGGAGAAGATCGGTTATCAGGGACAAGTATTGCCAGTGCTGGTTTCGGCCTACATTCTAGCGAGGCTGGAGAAGTTCCTCAACCGCCGGGTGCATGATTCCATTAAACTGCTGGTTGTTGCGCCAGTGACTCTACTGATTACCGGTTTTCTGGCCTTCACCATTATCGGTCCGGTTACGTTTGGCATTGCCAATGCCATCACCTCCGGCCTGATCTTTGTATTTGATCATTTTGCGCTTCTTGGTGGCTTGATTTACGGCGGATTCTATGCGCTTCTGGTCATCACCGGTATGCATCATACCTTCTTGGCGGTTGATGTGCAGCTCATCGGCAGCGAGGGCGGCACTTTCCTCTGGCCGATGTTAGCGTTATCCAATATTGCACAAGGTGCCGCGGCACTGGCAATGATGTTCGTAGTCAGAGAACAGAAGGCAAAAGGCTTGGCGGCTACATCTTCCGTCTCTGCATTCCTCGGTGTGACGGAGCCGGCGATCTTCGGAGTGAATATCCGCTATCGTTATCCTTTCATCTTCGGGATGATCGGCTCAGGGATTGCCGGTATGCTTCTTACCGTTAATCAGGTTCGCGCTTCTTCCATTGGCGTAGGCGGGATTCCCGGCTTCCTTTCGATATTCCCGAACCAGTGGGGCGTGTTCTTCATTGGTATGCTTATTGTTCTCATTGTGCCATTTGTCGCCACTGTACTCTACGGCCGTTCTGTGGTTGGGCGTTCCGAAAAGAACTCAGCTACAAATGCTACTAGTACTGTGAGCGAGACAGACAATTTGAACAGCCGCCCTACATTTCAAGAGTCACAGGACTCCGTGAATATTCTGGAGCTTATCTCTCCGCTCAGTGGAACTGCAGTATCTCTAGAACAGGTGCCTGATCCTGCCTTTGCAGAGAAGCAGATGGGCGAAGGCATTGCAATCGAACCTTCTGAGGGTAAAGTATATGCACCCTTTGATGCTACAGTAGCTCATGTGATCAAGAGCAAACATGCGCTTATATTGGAGCATGCCAGTGGTGTACAAGTACTCATCCACGTTGGGATTAATACGGTGTCGCTTAAAGGCAGTGGTTTTACCACCCATAAGAATATTGGCGACAAGGTGCAGGCAGGCGAGCTTCTGCTAGAATTTGATATGGAAGCTATCCGCGCAGCAGGTTACCCTTTGATTACTCCTATCATCATTCCTGCAGGTCAGGATATGGTGGAGAAGATTGAGGAGAAGACTGGACCAGCTGCAGCTAGACAATCTAGCATCTTGACTATTCATCTCAAGGGTTGATACAGGCTATATTGGCAAAGACTTTATATTACAGAAAGACAGCCCCTGGGGGCTGTTTTTCTGTAAATATAAGAATTCATATGTCCACGCTATAAATTTCCCTCCAATTGAATCGATGCTTCCATAGGCATGACGTGATACAATAAAGGGCGGTGATCAAAATTGAGAGAAAATAAATATTTGCAAATTTATAATGAGTACAGCAACCAAATTCTTTCTGGACAACTGCTGCCGGGAACCAAACTGCCCTCTGAAAGTGAACTTGCTGAAGCTTACAGCACTTCACGAGAGACCGTTCGCAAAGCGCTGAACCTGCTGTTCCGTGAAGGATACATTCACAAAATTAAGGGCAGAGGCTCCTTTGTGCTTGATATGACGAGAATGGATTTCCCCGTTACCGGTCTGATTTCATTTAAAGAGATGGCCGATACATTGGGTACTGCCTCGCGGACACTGGTAGAGCGGACGATAAGTGAGCCGGCAGGCTCCGCGCTCGCCAGACACCTACAGATTCCGCCTGAAACCCTGGTTTGGAAAGTTATTCGTGCCAGAGAGATTGAAGGCGATCGGATCATTTTGGATAAGGATTATTTCCGGGCGGATATTGTTCCATTCCTAAGCGAGGAAATCGCGGAAGGCTCACTCTATGATTATCTGGAGCAGGAGTTGGGTCTTAAAATTAGTTATGCGAAGAAGCTGATATCCGTTGAGCCTTCTACTGAGGAGGATCATAGACTGCTTGATTTGAAGAGTTACACGCATATTGTAGTAGTACGAAACTATGTTTATTTGGAGAACACGGTGCTTTTCCAATATACCGAGTCCAGGCATCGACTGGATAAATTTCAGTTCGTTGATTTTGCTCGAAGAGTGAAACGTTAAGCTAAGCTTAAAGAGGGGTGTCCCAGTTTGGGATACTCCTTTTTTTCGCGTCAGATGGTGTTATTGGTGTGAATTATTGAAATTTGAATAGTTGAGCGTGTCAAAGTTGACTGGAAATCTGTGCACTGCATTCCTTCAATATTTTACTTACCGCACGGTCTCTCTTTCGGTTCAATCGTGCAGCAGGGCCGGATATAGCCAATGCAGCGATCACTTTACTATTATAAAATATAGGTGCAGCAACGCAGCGTAAACCCACTTCTGTTTCTTCATCATCAATGGCGTATCCTTGTTGACGGATTACATTAAGATGCTCTTTTAATAAATGGTTGTCGTCAAAAGTTTGCTTTGTTGCTTTGTACTGGGTAAGATGTGTAAGCATTTCTTTTAGTTGTTCATCACTTAGATGCGCCAGGATTACTTTTCCAAAGGCACTGAGATGGGCATAAGCAGAATCACCTACGTGTGTATGGCTACGGATGGCATGATTGCTCTCCACCACTTGTACTGTCATGACTTTCATACCATCTAAAATCCCAATATATGCGGTTTCGCCAAGTTCATTCGCTAATTGATGCAGGGATGGAACAACTAACCAATTAAGTCGAGTGTTAGCAGATGATGAATGGTGCCCCTTTAATTCAGAAGCTTTGTACGTGTGACCTTCTTTTTGAATAAAACCTGTCAATTCCAGCGTATAAAGCAGACGAAAAGTTGTTGACTTATTAAGGTTAAACCGGTGCATAATCTCAGTCAATCTCATGGGTTCACCTTGCTGCAGAGCGTCTAGAATGAGTAGACCTTTTTTTAGGGTTGCAACCTCATATTGATCCATTGATTCACCTCAAAACTATAATTGAATTATTGGCATACAAATAAAAACATTTAATTCCATTTTAGCTTATATAAAGTAACATTATACTGGTTAGTTCTTTCGCCAGAGAACCTCAACGCATTTCAATGAATTAGTCTGTTCTACAAAGGGGTTATTTGGGAAACACAAAGATTACATCGAAAATGGCTCTTGATGAACTATTATGAATGAAAATGAGAGGGGTTGAGCTTTACGCCTAACCCTCTCATTTATATTAAAGTAGTTATGGTCATGACCATAACTATGACACTTATTCGCCTTTTAAAAACAGGTGAATGCCCTCAACTGCATAAGCATGATCTAACTCGCCGGTCAAACCCCCGACTGTTACGGACCCGACAACGCCAACACCTTTGACACGGATGGGAATAGAACCACCCACTGCTTGATACTCTGACGTGGAAAGCAGGGAGTGTTCTGTGTGAGAAGCACCACTTTGGATAAAGCGTTGCTCAATGTAGGCAGAACTTCGGTTATAATGATCAACGATCCGTTTTTTGCGAAATAACCATTCGTAGTTTTCTTCCGAAGTACCATCCATTAGATGCGTAAACACGGGAACTCGGTTACGTTCAATATGCACGGCTACCGCTACTTTGTTATCTTGGGCACACTGCACAATTCGGTTGCCAATAGCGAGTGCATCTTGATGGCTAAAACTTGTGAATTCCAATTCCTTCTCTAATAGGTCTAATGCTTTTAAATCCATTTATCCTCTCTCCTCAACATAAAGATTCTGTTTCTTATCCATTTTGTAGTTTATAGCTGCGAGTAAAAAAGCCAATCCAGCCATAATTGAACCGATCCAGGCCGTATCCATAATATACAAATGGTCTACTGCAAGCCCACCTAGTGTAGAACCAGCAGCTATCCCAATATTAAATGCAGAGATGTTTAATGCAGAGGCGACATCCTTAGCAGAAGGTACCAGCTTTTCTGCAAGCATTAGAATGTAAGCCTGTACGCCGGAAGACATCATAAAAGCGAAGAAGCCCATTAATATAAGGGATAAAATGGTGAACGTCTTGTTGGGTAGCAGCCATATTTGCAACAGCAGAGCAATGCCCTGAAACAGGAATACAAATCGGAGCGACTTTACAGGATGTCCATTTGCTAATTTCCCTCCAATAATATTCCCAAATGCCACAGCAACTCCGTAAACCAACAGCAGCCATGAAATAGACGAGGCTGAGTATCCGCTAATCTCTTTAAGGATAGGAGAGATATACGTAAATAAGGCGAAGGTTCCGCCGAAACCCAGTACTGTCATTAGCAGTGCAGCGATGATACGTGGGTTGGCAATCAGACTACCAACATCTCTAAGGCTCGGTGAGTGAATTGAACGCGGAATTTTTTCCACGGCAATAATAGTGACAAACAAAGCTATTAGTCCTAATACAGCAACCACCGCAAATGACATCCGCCATCCAAATTCCTGACCGATATATGTCCCAAGGGGAACACCTAGAATGGTAGCGACGGTTAACCCGGTGAACATGATGGAGATGGCGGTGCCTTTTTTGTTAGTAGGGACCATATCTGCGGCCACTGTAGCTGCAACAGCGAAAAACACACCATGTGCAACAGCTGTAATTATCCTTGCTAAGAGCAAAATGGAATAGGTAGAAGCTAATGCTGCCAGAGCGTTCCCTGCAGTGAATACGATCATGAGGAACAGTAGATATCCTTTTTTAGGAAATTCACCTGTAATAACAACGATGATCGGGGTTCCAATAGCAAGGGCAATTGCATACCCAGACACCAGAGTCCCAGCTTGCGTAACCGATATGCCAAGATCTGAAGCTACCTCTTGCAGAATACCAACAATAACAAATTCTGTTGTTCCAATGGCAAAAGCACTTAGTGCAAGTGACATTAGTGCTATTAGGATTTTTGAATTCATACTTTCACCTCCTTTATGTAGGTCAATATTAAGAGAGAACTTGAATAAGCTCAAATAAAGAGAGAAAGTTTCTATAAAAGAAACTTTTCTCTCGGTGGATACAATGATATTACCAATTAGAGTATCGAATGGTGGTCTTTTTATTGAATGGAGCAATTATAAAATTGTCATCGACCTCCAATGTCTAGAGTTATTTATGTGGTAAAATTAGGATAAGTGAATCTTGGGAGGCGAGTAAATTGAGTCTAGATCTTGTGATGATTATTTTTCTACTGTTCTTAAATATTCCAGTATATAAAGTATTGTTTCGCGTGTTCTTTGTGGATAATGATGATTATAACGAAACGATCAGACATACTTTTACACCTAACATCGTTTCATTATTCCGAGGAGAGTATTGGAAGGATAGAATGAATACGGCAAGACTTCAGTTTTTTATTATTCTTTGCGTTGGGATCGTTGTTTTAGAATACCTTGTTTTGAATAAAGTTATTGAAATTCTTGCATAAGCACCGCTCTATTATGGAAAACTTCTGTAGTGCGAATAAACTGCATGATTCCATTTTGGGAGGATAGCATTATGACAAATCAGGATCCGCAGGAGCTTCTTAAGAGTAAACACAAGCTAGATGAGCAGAAAAGGCAGTTCACAAATTTTGCCCGAAGTGCTTCCGGTCATGGTGAAGTAGAAGCAGGCCAGGAATTCAGTAATGACCGAGTGCCTGACGATCAAAACCGCATGAAATCTGTTGAGAACAGACAAGATTGACCTTAAAAGCTATTAAATAAGCCGATCCTTTTCTGGATCGGCTTATTTAATAATTATTACGTTGTAAGGTGTTGTTTCAATAGGTATCGGATGCTAGAGTTTTCTTGCTTTAATTTCAGAAGTTACAGGAAGTATTTTTGTTTTTTTTGAAAAATCGCTTTTATCGTCCCGCGACTACATAAGTTATCATCAGATTGCTCAATCATTTGCTCAATGACAAATCCCACTTTAGTGAGTGCATTCACATAGGCTGATAATTTACTATCGGATCCGATTATGTTAGCGTACTTTCGTCAAGAGATACTGAATACCAAGATTCATCGAAATAACAATTTTTAAAAACTAGAATTTCATTTTCTGTATAGACACACAGGCTCCGTTAAACGCATTTATGTTTCCAATTTCAATAGCAATGATGTTTCTGTGATCAACGGAGTAACAGGTGCGGTGATAGTAGTCATCCCTGTAGGCGTGAATCCTCCGGGGTAGCCATAAACCCGTTAACCAATCGTATTTATGTTGCTAATTTGAACAGCGACAACGTATCCGTTATCGACGGAGCGACCAATACTGTGCTGGCCACCGTTCCTGCCGGGGATGGAGCAGGTGCAGTCGCGGTCAATACCTCTACAAATGCTATCTATGTTGCCAACTTTAATGATAATACTGTTACTGTCATTGACGGATTAACAAACACTGTGGTGACTACCATTATTCCCGCCGGCGGTTCTCCTTTTCCAACGGGAATAGGTGTGAGTTCCTTAAACAATTCTATTTATGTAGCTGAATTAGGCATCTTCTTTTTACTTTTTAAGAAGCGTGAGAAGTTACCTTTGTATGTAATCGTGCGATGGTGGCATTACTAACTATGTGTATAGGGGGAGATAGGCTGTGAGCTTGTAGATTTTCAAGGTATTGGGAATGGACTAGTGTATTCGATAATCTGAAAAAATTAGCTACTTCCCATAAATCTCATAGGCGGCTGGTTCTTTCATCCGTCGCACCGCCAGTTTTAAGATCGAGGGACAAGAACATAGTCCCTTTAAAAGTCGTTAAAATGGCAGCTTATTTTGCCTAACCGTATATACACAGTTTCTTCCTCCCGCTAAAATGTACTCCCCTCGTTCAATATGAACATTATTTCCTAGAACAGTTTTAAATAGATGCAACTCATTCTTACATAAC
This genomic stretch from Paenibacillus sp. FSL H7-0737 harbors:
- the treP gene encoding PTS system trehalose-specific EIIBC component, which encodes MAIDRKNVEDIVRAVGGKENIEVATHCVTRLRFSLYDESKVDSEALDRNELVKGQFSSQGQFQIVIGPGTVDKVYDEMIQITGGSRSSKDEVKSAAARKHNPLQRAIKTLADIFIPILPAIVTAGLLLGINNILTGPGIFFDNQSLVDVYPAWKDIAAIINTIASTAFTFLPALIGWAAVTRFGGSPLLGIVLGLILVHPDLLSAYNYASASTEGTVPTWNLFGWHLEKIGYQGQVLPVLVSAYILARLEKFLNRRVHDSIKLLVVAPVTLLITGFLAFTIIGPVTFGIANAITSGLIFVFDHFALLGGLIYGGFYALLVITGMHHTFLAVDVQLIGSEGGTFLWPMLALSNIAQGAAALAMMFVVREQKAKGLAATSSVSAFLGVTEPAIFGVNIRYRYPFIFGMIGSGIAGMLLTVNQVRASSIGVGGIPGFLSIFPNQWGVFFIGMLIVLIVPFVATVLYGRSVVGRSEKNSATNATSTVSETDNLNSRPTFQESQDSVNILELISPLSGTAVSLEQVPDPAFAEKQMGEGIAIEPSEGKVYAPFDATVAHVIKSKHALILEHASGVQVLIHVGINTVSLKGSGFTTHKNIGDKVQAGELLLEFDMEAIRAAGYPLITPIIIPAGQDMVEKIEEKTGPAAARQSSILTIHLKG
- the treR gene encoding trehalose operon repressor — its product is MRENKYLQIYNEYSNQILSGQLLPGTKLPSESELAEAYSTSRETVRKALNLLFREGYIHKIKGRGSFVLDMTRMDFPVTGLISFKEMADTLGTASRTLVERTISEPAGSALARHLQIPPETLVWKVIRAREIEGDRIILDKDYFRADIVPFLSEEIAEGSLYDYLEQELGLKISYAKKLISVEPSTEEDHRLLDLKSYTHIVVVRNYVYLENTVLFQYTESRHRLDKFQFVDFARRVKR
- a CDS encoding IclR family transcriptional regulator; the protein is MDQYEVATLKKGLLILDALQQGEPMRLTEIMHRFNLNKSTTFRLLYTLELTGFIQKEGHTYKASELKGHHSSSANTRLNWLVVPSLHQLANELGETAYIGILDGMKVMTVQVVESNHAIRSHTHVGDSAYAHLSAFGKVILAHLSDEQLKEMLTHLTQYKATKQTFDDNHLLKEHLNVIRQQGYAIDDEETEVGLRCVAAPIFYNSKVIAALAISGPAARLNRKRDRAVSKILKECSAQISSQL
- a CDS encoding heme-binding protein, which codes for MDLKALDLLEKELEFTSFSHQDALAIGNRIVQCAQDNKVAVAVHIERNRVPVFTHLMDGTSEENYEWLFRKKRIVDHYNRSSAYIEQRFIQSGASHTEHSLLSTSEYQAVGGSIPIRVKGVGVVGSVTVGGLTGELDHAYAVEGIHLFLKGE
- a CDS encoding MFS transporter, translated to MNSKILIALMSLALSAFAIGTTEFVIVGILQEVASDLGISVTQAGTLVSGYAIALAIGTPIIVVITGEFPKKGYLLFLMIVFTAGNALAALASTYSILLLARIITAVAHGVFFAVAATVAADMVPTNKKGTAISIMFTGLTVATILGVPLGTYIGQEFGWRMSFAVVAVLGLIALFVTIIAVEKIPRSIHSPSLRDVGSLIANPRIIAALLMTVLGFGGTFALFTYISPILKEISGYSASSISWLLLVYGVAVAFGNIIGGKLANGHPVKSLRFVFLFQGIALLLQIWLLPNKTFTILSLILMGFFAFMMSSGVQAYILMLAEKLVPSAKDVASALNISAFNIGIAAGSTLGGLAVDHLYIMDTAWIGSIMAGLAFLLAAINYKMDKKQNLYVEERG
- a CDS encoding YncE family protein: MNSDNVSVIDGATNTVLATVPAGDGAGAVAVNTSTNAIYVANFNDNTVTVIDGLTNTVVTTIIPAGGSPFPTGIGVSSLNNSIYVAELGIFFLLFKKREKLPLYVIVRWWHY